One Lytechinus pictus isolate F3 Inbred chromosome 12, Lp3.0, whole genome shotgun sequence genomic region harbors:
- the LOC129273175 gene encoding WD repeat-containing protein 91-like, which produces MSESVQRMDELIRDYLLYRGLTNSLKSFDAELKNDKDKGFRADKILEQLLGFISTFDLLGLKNYWEHLERRIFSHLEYTHAHNVNKLRISILRLYVVNAIQSNRTEKVTEFFEKLIPEIQSQTEWKEWFVLPYLRNPEQSPSFSLYFSKQWEETLKISLHNFLSIIFQSMPLPILLNFDAEHQKIVELQEENAKLQEQVIKLTDQVAKYEDQMGRLQEQVKLLSSSDKSESQEVSDHSSNTGLGESQGSQLRSSLKSTSKKSPSPNIGRRLLSSTSSTPSTTGSKSGPQGVRGALSSLLGPKKNQDQSQQVAKTKEGIGPSGSSVTGGGGGGVAGSGMKKVDFASSSPTHKPTETNSQNQIRLQQQQTLDKQRHELFSKSQQSQAQPKTAEKTLSSTSGIKDVELSSILSFKSEASQSSPSHRSQPPPLTQKPSPSSTFYPGEEESHGTFLILSQDEYTEHHSSITYSRFSPSSTSVASMDIDGVVKVWKTTPNPTTTATIMFKSPLLSLEWVPKSDRMLLLGSSVGSVKLYDCEGKKPLKEADMDPAFPRVVSVACNPGGTTFVCSAASPVGEWGSDLSKPGSPLHGTCKLTTFDLKTLKLQKELPLARSAGCINCTSFNHNGNLSVTGASDGMVRLFDIQRHECLLSWRAHQGQVYAAQFSPAETSVYSMGSDGKFTEWSIHKVGQKLLDMPIHDGATGPFVVSGFGGYRQQQNPRGKLFAFDSSGNYVLTCAPHGGVIYKLNKEKGMLRTLTILGHRTPVVSVDWCTTLNTGVCLSGSMDGRVQVTTLLSQ; this is translated from the exons GCTGATAAGATCCTTGAGCAGCTTTTAGGTTTTATTTCAACCTTTGACCTCTTGGGTTTGAAGAATTACTGGGAGCATTTGGAAAGGAGGATCTTTTCTCATCTGGAGTATACCCATGCTCACAATGTCAACAAACTACGTATCAGCATTCTTAG GCTTTATGTTGTGAATGCCATCCAGTCAAATAGAACAGAGAAAGTGACAGAATTCTTTGAGAAGTTGATTCCTGAGATTCAGAGCCAGACTGAGTGGAAAGAATGGTTTG TGTTGCCGTACCTCAGGAACCCAGAGCAGAGTCCATCATTTTCTCTCTACTTCAGCAAGCAATGGGAGGAGACACTAAAGATATCGCTTCATAACTTCCTCAGTATCATCTTTCAATCTATGC CCCTACCCATTCTACTTAACTTTGATGCTGAACACCAGAAGATTGTTGAGCTTCAGGAAGAGAATGCTAAATTACAGGAGCAGGTTATTAAACTCACTGATCAGGTAGCCAAGTATGAGGATCAGATGGGCAGGCTTCAAGAACAG GTGAAACTCCTTTCTTCAAGTGATAAATCTGAATCTCAAGAAGTCTCTGATCATTCCAGTAATACTGGTCTTGG tgaatcacaAGGAAGTCAGCTCAGGAGTTCTCTTAAGAGCACTTCCAAGAAGTCACCGTCCCCTAACATTGGACGAAGGCTTCTATCCTCCACCTCCTCAACCCCTTCAACTACGGGATCAAAGTCTGGACCACAGGGTGTAAGGGGTGCTCTCTCCTCCCTCCTTGGACCAAAGAAGAACCAGGATCAGTCCCAACAGGTGGCTAAGACCAAGGAAGGGATAGGACCAAGTGGTAGCAGCGTAacaggtggtggtggtggtggtgtggcTGGTAGTGGTATGAAGAAGGTAGACTTTGCATCAAGCTCTCCTACTCATAAACCTACTGAGACCAACTCACAGAATCAG ATTCGACTCCAGCAGCAGCAAACCCTTGATAAACAGAGACACGAGCTGTTCTCAAAGTCACAACAGAGCCAAGCTCAGCCAAAGACTGCAGAGAAAACACTGTCATCAACAAG tgGTATAAAAGATGTTGAATTATCAAGCATTCTTTCATTTAAATCTGAAGCAAGTCAAAGTTCACCATCACATAGATCTCAACCCCCTCCTCTCACTCAAAAACCATCCCCAAGTTCTACATTTTACCCAg GCGAAGAAGAAAGTCATGGAACATTCCTAATACTGAGTCAAGATGAATACACTGAACATCATTCCTCTATAACATACAGTAGGTTCTCACCATCATCAACTTCAGTAGCAAGCATGGATATCGATGGAGTAGTAAA agTATGGAAGACGACCCCAAACCCTACCACTACAGCAACAATAATGTTTAAATCACCCCTGCTTTCTCTGGAATGGGTGCCTAAGTCAGATAGAATG CTACTCCTTGGTAGTTCAGTTGGATCTGTCAAGCTGTATGACTGTGAAGGGAAGAAACCTCTCAAAGAAGCTGACATGGATCCTGCATTCCCTAG GGTTGTATCTGTTGCCTGCAACCCCGGTGGTACAACGTTTGTCTGTTCTGCAGCAAGCCCGGTAGGAGAGTGGGGTTCTGATCTCAGTAAACCAGGCTCCCCTCTTCATGGTACATGTAAGCTTACAACCTTTGACCTCAAGACACTCAAATTACAG AAGGAACTTCCTCTAGCAAGAAGTGCTGGTTGTATAAACTGCACATCTTTCAATCACAATGGCAATCTGTCTGTAACTGGAGCTAGCGATGGAATGGTACGATTGTTTG ACATTCAGCGTCATGAGTGTTTATTGAGTTGGAGAGCACACCAAGGTCAGGTTTATGCAGCTCAGTTCAGTCCTGCTGAAACATCTGTATACAGTATGGGATCAGATGGAAAG TTTACTGAATGGAGTATACACAAGGTAGGTCAGAAGCTTCTTGATATGCCGATTCATGATGGAGCTACTGGTCCGTTTGTGGTATCAGGATTTGGTGGGTACCGGCAGCAGCAAAACCCAAGAGGAAAACTCTTTGCTTTTGACAGCAGCGGGAACTATGTACTAACCTGCGCTCCCCATGGAGGGGTTATATACAAG cTGAACAAGGAGAAAGGCATGTTACGGACTTTGACCATCCTTGGACACCGAACACCTGTTGTAAGTGTTGACTGGTGTACAACACTTAACACTGGAGTATGCTTGAGCGGATCAATGGATGGAAGAGTCCAAGTGACTACTTTACTCAGTCAATAA